From a region of the Chitinophaga caseinilytica genome:
- a CDS encoding aldose 1-epimerase, whose amino-acid sequence MAFSITHKEENGFSIIALQDDAGAEVQIIPGYGALLHAFIIPQGGANINVIDSYSSSDDLNAGVTNSFKSVKLSPFACRIKDAAYSWEGKDYTIRKSPIHGLLYDQPFSLIKEEAADSFAEISLEHHYAGDDPGYPFPYRCEVQYRLLADQQLQITTAVFNLHNAPIPMMDGWHPYFSTGTPVDRLELQFSSTAIVEFDEKLIPTGKTLPFTEFNGGKSMNGVSLDNSFLVDFEAAQPVCTLTDPEKGSGSLSSPRRAIPCCRYIHRRTGTASRSKT is encoded by the coding sequence ATGGCATTCAGTATCACGCATAAAGAAGAGAACGGCTTTTCCATCATCGCGCTGCAAGACGACGCAGGCGCGGAAGTGCAGATCATACCCGGATACGGCGCCCTCCTGCATGCATTCATCATACCGCAGGGAGGCGCAAACATCAATGTGATAGACAGTTACAGCAGTTCGGACGATCTGAACGCAGGCGTGACGAACAGTTTCAAAAGCGTGAAACTGAGCCCGTTCGCCTGCCGGATCAAGGACGCGGCGTACAGTTGGGAGGGGAAGGATTATACGATCAGGAAATCCCCCATCCACGGGCTGCTCTACGATCAGCCTTTCTCCCTCATCAAGGAAGAGGCGGCCGACAGCTTCGCCGAAATCTCGCTGGAACATCATTACGCCGGCGACGATCCGGGATACCCGTTCCCTTACCGCTGCGAGGTACAGTACCGCCTGCTGGCCGATCAGCAACTGCAGATCACCACCGCGGTTTTCAACCTCCACAACGCGCCCATCCCCATGATGGACGGCTGGCATCCGTACTTCTCGACGGGCACGCCGGTAGACAGGCTGGAGTTGCAGTTCAGCAGCACCGCCATCGTGGAGTTCGACGAAAAACTCATCCCCACGGGCAAAACGCTGCCCTTTACGGAGTTCAACGGCGGGAAAAGCATGAACGGCGTATCGCTCGATAATTCATTTTTGGTGGATTTTGAAGCGGCACAGCCGGTGTGCACCCTCACGGATCCCGAAAAAGGGTCAGGATCGCTTTCTTCCCCGAGAAGAGCTATCCCGTGTTGCAGGTATATACACCGCCGCACCGGAACAGCATCGCGATCGAAAACCTGA
- the aroA gene encoding 3-phosphoshikimate 1-carboxyvinyltransferase, which yields MIATIQPGNISGNVTANPSKSAMQRAVAAALLANGKTVIRNPGLSNDCLAALEVAENLGAMVKRVDEEIHITSRGVAPFYDEINCGESGLGIRMFTPIAALADRNITISGHGSLTTRPMHFFEEVLPQLGVQIKSNEGKLPLEILGPLQAKDITIDGSLSSQFLTGLLMAFGSVAEKATITVDNLKSKPYIALTLQLMAHFGVKVRNENFEKFHFESKQTYRAGEYTVEGDWSGAAFLLVAAAVAGKAEVHHLNTQSAQSDKAIMEALEKAGADILPGMFTIIVGKDGLKPFEIDATDCPDLFPPLVALAANCQGTTVIKGVSRLAHKESDRGLTLQQEFGKMGIRIDLDGDLMHVHGGTGIKGARVSSHNDHRIAMACAVAALTADGPVVIDNAEAINKSYPEFYDHLQQLGVTVVTEGETVKH from the coding sequence ATGATAGCAACGATACAACCCGGTAACATCAGCGGCAACGTAACTGCCAATCCGTCCAAAAGCGCCATGCAGCGCGCGGTGGCGGCGGCGCTCCTGGCCAACGGGAAAACGGTGATCCGCAACCCGGGCCTCAGCAACGATTGCCTCGCCGCCCTGGAAGTGGCCGAAAACCTCGGTGCCATGGTGAAACGCGTAGACGAAGAGATCCACATCACCAGCCGTGGCGTGGCGCCCTTCTACGACGAGATCAACTGCGGCGAATCGGGCCTCGGCATACGGATGTTCACGCCCATCGCAGCCCTCGCCGACCGCAACATCACCATCAGCGGCCATGGCAGCCTCACTACGCGGCCCATGCACTTCTTCGAGGAAGTGCTCCCGCAACTGGGCGTGCAGATCAAAAGCAACGAAGGCAAACTGCCCCTCGAAATCCTCGGACCGCTGCAAGCGAAAGACATTACCATCGACGGTTCCCTTTCCTCGCAGTTCCTCACCGGCCTCCTCATGGCCTTCGGCAGCGTGGCCGAAAAAGCCACCATCACCGTAGATAACCTGAAAAGTAAGCCCTACATCGCCCTGACGCTCCAGCTGATGGCGCATTTTGGGGTGAAGGTGAGAAACGAGAACTTCGAAAAATTCCATTTCGAAAGCAAACAAACCTACCGCGCCGGCGAATACACCGTAGAAGGCGACTGGAGCGGTGCGGCTTTCCTCCTCGTAGCCGCCGCCGTGGCCGGAAAGGCGGAAGTGCACCATCTCAATACACAGTCTGCACAGTCGGACAAGGCGATCATGGAAGCCCTCGAGAAAGCGGGCGCCGACATCCTGCCGGGCATGTTCACCATCATCGTCGGCAAGGACGGATTGAAACCTTTTGAAATTGACGCGACCGACTGTCCGGACCTGTTTCCTCCGCTGGTGGCCCTGGCCGCCAATTGCCAGGGAACTACCGTGATCAAAGGCGTGAGCCGCCTGGCGCATAAGGAAAGCGACCGTGGGCTTACGTTGCAGCAGGAGTTCGGCAAAATGGGCATCCGTATCGACCTCGACGGCGACCTCATGCATGTGCATGGCGGGACCGGCATCAAGGGGGCGCGGGTGAGCTCGCACAACGACCACCGGATCGCCATGGCCTGCGCCGTAGCGGCGCTTACGGCCGACGGGCCCGTTGTGATCGACAACGCGGAAGCCATCAATAAATCTTACCCCGAATTCTACGACCACCTGCAACAGCTGGGTGTGACCGTAGTAACGGAAGGGGAAACCGTAAAACACTGA
- a CDS encoding CsbD family protein: MDILMIKDRWNEIRSKLKQLFADLTETDLTYEQGKDDRLIRQIQIRLGISRDEVISLIRSL, from the coding sequence ATGGACATCCTGATGATCAAGGACCGGTGGAATGAGATCAGATCGAAGCTGAAACAACTTTTCGCCGATCTGACGGAGACGGATCTTACCTATGAGCAGGGGAAAGATGACCGCCTCATCCGCCAGATACAAATAAGACTCGGTATATCCAGGGACGAAGTGATCTCGCTGATCCGCTCCCTGTAA
- a CDS encoding prephenate dehydrogenase encodes MIAAVVGVGLIGGSLALSLKERGVANWIIGVDNNTANLAKAQELGIIDEGSTLEDAMDRSNLVVLAIPVDATLGAVVGILDKVKDGQVIMDVGSTKHKLLQLVAGHPNRGRFVAAHPMAGTEYSGPEAAVKGLFTGKTMVLCDVKNSDEDAVEMVEAMVDKLNMRTVYMNGEEHDLHTAYVSHISHITSFALALTVLKKEKEQGRIFELASGGFESTVRLAKSSPDMWVPIFKHNRNNVLDVLDEHIRQLEQMKELLQSEDYETFYKLIQKSNKIRKILK; translated from the coding sequence ATGATAGCAGCTGTAGTAGGCGTAGGCCTCATCGGCGGTTCGCTGGCCCTGAGCCTGAAGGAGCGGGGCGTGGCCAACTGGATCATCGGGGTAGACAATAACACGGCCAACCTGGCCAAGGCGCAGGAACTGGGGATCATCGACGAGGGCTCCACGCTCGAAGACGCGATGGACCGCAGTAACCTCGTGGTGCTGGCGATCCCGGTGGATGCCACGCTGGGCGCGGTAGTAGGGATTCTGGACAAGGTGAAGGACGGACAAGTGATCATGGACGTAGGCTCTACCAAACATAAATTACTGCAACTCGTTGCCGGTCATCCCAACAGGGGACGCTTCGTTGCCGCCCACCCGATGGCCGGCACCGAGTATTCCGGGCCGGAAGCAGCTGTGAAGGGGCTTTTCACCGGTAAGACCATGGTGCTCTGCGACGTGAAGAACAGTGACGAAGACGCCGTGGAAATGGTGGAAGCGATGGTAGACAAGCTGAACATGCGCACCGTATATATGAACGGCGAAGAGCACGACCTGCATACGGCTTATGTGTCGCACATCTCGCACATCACTTCGTTTGCGCTGGCGCTGACGGTGTTGAAGAAAGAGAAAGAGCAGGGCCGGATTTTCGAGCTGGCGAGCGGTGGTTTCGAATCTACCGTGCGTTTGGCCAAAAGCTCGCCCGATATGTGGGTGCCCATTTTCAAGCATAACCGTAACAATGTGCTGGACGTGCTCGACGAGCATATCCGGCAGCTGGAGCAGATGAAGGAACTATTGCAGTCGGAAGACTATGAAACGTTCTACAAGCTCATCCAGAAGAGCAATAAAATCAGAAAAATCCTGAAGTAA
- a CDS encoding chorismate mutase: MEQILAKTKFADPASDKKPLIISGPCSAETEEQVLATALALAKTGKVDVLRAGIWKPRTRPGSFEGIGTKGLPWLQKARELTGMPLTVEVATAKQVEDALHFGVDILWIGARTTVNPFSVQDVADALKGVDVPVLIKNPINPDLELWIGAVERIQKAGIKKVGLIHRGFSSYGNTEYRNAPMWHLAIELKRRHPELPMICDPSHISGRRDILQAVAQEAIDLDYDGLMLETHVDPDNAWSDAKQQITPEKFGEMLDNITWKHERSENKEFNTALEKLRNQINGIDDEILLLLGNRMKIAEKIGQYKKENNITILQTNRWNEILDRAIRAGEKLGLSKEFILKYFDAVHLESINRQNKVMND; this comes from the coding sequence ATGGAACAGATCTTAGCAAAAACGAAATTCGCAGATCCGGCGTCTGACAAGAAGCCGCTGATCATCTCCGGCCCCTGCTCGGCCGAAACGGAAGAACAGGTGCTGGCGACCGCGCTGGCGCTGGCCAAAACCGGCAAGGTGGACGTGCTGCGCGCCGGCATCTGGAAGCCCCGTACCCGCCCCGGTTCTTTCGAGGGTATTGGCACAAAAGGCCTGCCCTGGCTGCAAAAAGCCCGTGAACTGACCGGCATGCCTTTGACCGTGGAAGTGGCTACCGCCAAGCAGGTGGAAGATGCGCTGCATTTCGGTGTAGACATCCTCTGGATCGGCGCCCGTACAACGGTAAACCCGTTTTCCGTACAGGACGTAGCCGATGCGCTGAAAGGTGTTGACGTTCCCGTGCTTATCAAAAACCCCATCAATCCCGACCTGGAGCTTTGGATCGGCGCTGTTGAGCGTATCCAGAAGGCCGGTATCAAGAAAGTGGGCCTCATTCACCGCGGCTTCTCCAGCTACGGCAATACCGAATACCGCAACGCGCCCATGTGGCACCTGGCGATCGAACTGAAACGCCGCCACCCCGAATTGCCGATGATCTGCGACCCGAGCCATATCAGCGGCCGCCGCGACATCCTGCAGGCCGTGGCACAGGAAGCCATCGACCTGGATTACGACGGTCTCATGCTCGAAACGCACGTAGATCCCGATAACGCCTGGAGCGATGCGAAACAGCAGATCACGCCCGAGAAATTCGGTGAAATGCTCGACAACATCACCTGGAAGCACGAGCGTTCCGAAAACAAGGAATTCAACACCGCGCTGGAAAAACTCCGCAACCAGATCAACGGTATCGACGACGAAATCCTGCTGCTGCTGGGCAACCGCATGAAAATCGCCGAGAAAATCGGTCAATACAAAAAGGAAAACAACATCACCATCCTTCAGACCAACCGCTGGAACGAGATCCTCGACCGCGCCATCCGCGCAGGCGAGAAACTGGGCCTCAGCAAAGAATTCATCCTGAAGTATTTCGATGCAGTTCACCTGGAATCCATCAACCGTCAGAACAAAGTGATGAACGACTAA
- the aroB gene encoding 3-dehydroquinate synthase — MIKQSHRFQQSSCDYYLGGSLANLGEYADKSRSVLLVDENVDQHYGHLFTGWKKLVVPDGEEHKNMEVMEQIIDGLIELEADRKTMLIGIGGGMLTDVTGFAASIYMRGIPFAFVPTTLLAQVDASIGGKNGVSHGMHKNMLGTIRQPSFILFDYSLPSTMPEGEWCNGFAEIIKYACIYDEELFTYLEVNKDKALAQDVEVLQFLVQRSVEIKTKFVLEDEFESGVRRWLNFGHTLGHAVEKIESIAHGKAVAIGMVAAAKISEKYNQLPPEQTNRLIRLINDYRLPVTMTSDKEAVFNIFRLDKKREKDHIHFVLLNRIGEAITKPILLDELKQILQEI, encoded by the coding sequence ATGATTAAACAATCTCACCGTTTCCAGCAATCGAGCTGCGATTATTACCTCGGCGGAAGTCTCGCCAACCTGGGCGAATACGCCGACAAATCACGGTCGGTATTGCTGGTAGACGAAAACGTGGACCAACATTACGGGCATCTTTTTACCGGCTGGAAGAAGCTGGTAGTGCCCGACGGGGAAGAGCACAAGAACATGGAGGTGATGGAGCAGATCATTGACGGGCTGATTGAGCTGGAGGCAGACCGCAAAACGATGCTGATCGGCATCGGTGGCGGGATGTTGACAGACGTCACCGGGTTTGCCGCGAGCATTTACATGCGGGGCATTCCGTTCGCTTTCGTTCCCACTACCTTGCTTGCACAGGTAGACGCATCCATCGGCGGAAAAAACGGCGTGAGCCACGGCATGCATAAAAACATGCTGGGCACCATCCGCCAGCCGTCTTTCATCCTGTTCGACTATTCACTGCCTTCCACCATGCCGGAAGGGGAGTGGTGCAACGGTTTCGCCGAGATCATCAAATACGCATGCATCTACGACGAAGAACTGTTCACCTACCTGGAAGTCAATAAAGACAAGGCTTTGGCGCAGGATGTGGAAGTTTTGCAATTCCTCGTACAGCGGTCTGTGGAGATCAAGACAAAATTCGTATTGGAAGACGAGTTCGAAAGCGGTGTACGCCGCTGGCTGAACTTCGGGCATACGCTTGGCCATGCCGTAGAAAAGATCGAGAGCATCGCACACGGAAAAGCAGTGGCCATCGGGATGGTAGCAGCCGCTAAGATCTCCGAAAAATACAACCAGCTGCCGCCCGAACAAACCAACCGCCTTATCCGTTTGATCAATGATTACCGGCTGCCGGTGACCATGACTTCCGACAAGGAAGCGGTGTTCAATATTTTCAGGCTGGACAAGAAGCGTGAAAAAGACCATATTCATTTCGTGCTCCTGAACAGGATCGGCGAGGCCATTACCAAGCCGATCCTGCTCGACGAGCTGAAACAGATCTTACAAGAAATATAG
- the xylA gene encoding xylose isomerase has protein sequence MQIITGNKTYFPTVGAIKYEGPKSDNPFAYKWYNENATINGKTLRELFKFAVSYWHTFCGTGGDPFGPGTKDFPWLVSSDPIQSAKDKMDAAFEFITKLGVPYYCFHDIDLIDEGASIAEYEKRMQSIVDYAKEKQKASGVKLLWGTANVFSNPRYMNGASTNPDFSVVAYAGTQVKNSLDATIALGGENYVFWGGREGYMTLLNTDMKRELDHLGRFLSMARDYARKQGFKGTFFIEPKPCEPTKHQYDYDSATVIGFLRQYGLDKDFKLNIEVNHATLAGHTFQHELQVAADAGMLGSIDANRGDYQNGWDTDQFPMNLNELVETMLVILEAGGFAGGGVNFDAKARRNSTDLEDIFHAHIGGMDAFARAAFVADRMLRESPYRQFRKDRYASFDSGKGQEFEQGKLSLEDLRAFAVANGEPKQTSGRQEWLENIINQYI, from the coding sequence ATGCAGATCATAACAGGAAACAAAACGTACTTCCCCACAGTGGGCGCCATCAAATACGAAGGCCCGAAATCCGACAACCCTTTTGCGTATAAATGGTACAACGAAAACGCGACCATTAACGGCAAAACGCTGAGAGAGCTCTTCAAATTCGCCGTGAGCTACTGGCACACCTTCTGCGGAACGGGCGGAGACCCCTTCGGCCCTGGTACCAAAGACTTCCCATGGCTCGTTTCCTCCGACCCGATCCAGTCGGCAAAAGATAAAATGGACGCCGCTTTCGAGTTCATCACCAAGCTCGGGGTGCCATATTACTGCTTCCACGACATCGACCTCATCGACGAGGGCGCTTCGATCGCCGAATACGAAAAAAGGATGCAGTCGATCGTGGACTACGCGAAAGAAAAACAAAAAGCCTCCGGCGTGAAGCTCCTCTGGGGCACCGCCAACGTGTTCAGCAACCCGCGCTACATGAACGGCGCATCCACCAACCCGGACTTTTCCGTGGTGGCCTATGCCGGCACGCAGGTGAAAAATTCCCTCGACGCAACGATCGCCCTGGGCGGCGAAAATTACGTGTTCTGGGGCGGCCGCGAAGGGTACATGACGCTGCTGAACACCGATATGAAACGTGAGCTCGACCATCTCGGCCGCTTCCTGTCCATGGCCCGCGATTACGCGCGGAAGCAGGGTTTCAAGGGTACGTTCTTCATCGAGCCCAAACCCTGTGAGCCCACCAAGCACCAGTACGATTACGATAGCGCCACGGTGATCGGGTTCCTCCGCCAGTATGGCCTCGACAAGGATTTCAAGCTCAATATCGAAGTGAACCACGCCACCCTGGCCGGCCATACCTTCCAACACGAGCTACAGGTAGCGGCAGACGCGGGCATGCTGGGCAGCATAGACGCCAACCGCGGCGATTACCAGAACGGTTGGGATACCGACCAGTTCCCCATGAACCTCAACGAGCTCGTGGAAACCATGCTGGTGATCCTCGAAGCCGGCGGGTTCGCCGGCGGCGGTGTGAACTTCGACGCAAAAGCGCGCCGCAATTCCACCGACCTCGAAGATATTTTCCACGCCCATATCGGCGGCATGGACGCCTTCGCCCGCGCGGCTTTCGTGGCCGACCGCATGCTCCGCGAATCGCCCTACCGCCAGTTCCGCAAAGACCGCTACGCTTCCTTCGACTCCGGCAAAGGCCAGGAATTCGAGCAGGGCAAGCTTTCCCTCGAAGACCTTCGCGCTTTCGCCGTGGCCAATGGTGAGCCGAAACAGACCAGCGGCCGGCAGGAATGGCTGGAAAACATCATCAATCAGTATATTTAG
- a CDS encoding sigma-70 family RNA polymerase sigma factor → MEHYPMVERMILQHYGSADDAKDIFQEAMIVLYEKAKEGNFVLSSRLKTFLYAVCRRMWLKKLQSGPNSAPLTDDVEESADAAEALEAHLEKDAQFRQMETAMGKIGEPCKTILEEYYIRHRSMQEIAEQFGYTNAENAKNQKYKCLMRLKKLFFAN, encoded by the coding sequence TTGGAGCATTACCCGATGGTTGAAAGGATGATTTTGCAGCATTATGGATCGGCGGACGATGCCAAAGACATCTTCCAGGAAGCGATGATTGTATTATATGAAAAGGCAAAAGAAGGGAATTTCGTACTCTCCTCCCGGTTGAAGACATTTTTATATGCCGTTTGCCGGAGGATGTGGCTCAAAAAGCTCCAGAGCGGCCCCAACAGCGCCCCCCTGACAGACGACGTCGAGGAGTCTGCAGACGCGGCCGAGGCCCTGGAGGCCCATCTCGAAAAGGACGCCCAGTTCCGACAGATGGAAACAGCCATGGGAAAGATCGGGGAGCCCTGCAAAACCATCCTGGAGGAATATTACATCCGCCACCGGAGCATGCAGGAAATCGCGGAGCAATTCGGGTATACGAACGCCGAAAATGCCAAGAACCAGAAGTACAAATGCCTCATGCGCCTGAAGAAATTATTTTTTGCGAACTAA
- a CDS encoding pyridoxal phosphate-dependent aminotransferase translates to MQPSVAKRLQHTEEYYFSRKLREIDDMNKAGARVINLGIGSPDLPPHPSVTAALNAYAAKPDTHAYQGYKGIPALRQAMAGWYNRFYGVTLDADSEVLPLIGSKEGIMHICMTFLQEGDEALIPDPGYPTYRSAVQLSGATPVTYTLSADNDWQPDFAALEQRDLSKVKLMWVNYPHMPTGSQAKADTFEKLVAFATKHNILLCHDNPYSFILNDAPASLLATPGAREVALELNSLSKSGNMAGWRVGMLVGKAAFLNDVLRFKSNMDSGMFQPVQMAAVAALELGKDWYDGLNAIYAGRRKKVFELLDLIGCTYDRNQVGMFVWAQIPAGYADGFAVSDEVLQQAHVFITPGGIFGENGKGYIRVSLCRDEQVFAEAIDRVRKQIVDHKKALV, encoded by the coding sequence ATGCAACCATCCGTAGCCAAAAGATTGCAGCATACCGAGGAATACTACTTTTCACGGAAACTCCGGGAGATCGACGACATGAACAAAGCCGGCGCCCGCGTGATCAACCTCGGCATCGGCAGCCCGGACCTCCCGCCGCACCCCTCCGTGACCGCCGCCCTCAACGCATACGCGGCCAAACCCGATACCCATGCGTACCAGGGCTACAAAGGCATCCCGGCCCTGCGGCAGGCCATGGCAGGTTGGTACAACCGCTTCTACGGCGTAACGCTCGACGCGGATTCGGAAGTGCTGCCCCTCATCGGCTCCAAAGAAGGCATCATGCACATCTGCATGACCTTCCTCCAGGAAGGCGACGAAGCCCTCATCCCCGATCCCGGCTACCCCACCTACCGCTCTGCCGTGCAGCTTTCCGGCGCCACGCCCGTAACTTACACGCTCAGCGCGGACAACGACTGGCAGCCCGACTTCGCGGCACTGGAGCAGCGCGACCTCAGCAAGGTGAAACTCATGTGGGTGAACTATCCCCATATGCCGACCGGCTCCCAGGCCAAGGCGGATACATTCGAAAAACTCGTGGCCTTCGCCACCAAACATAATATCCTGCTGTGCCACGACAATCCGTACAGCTTCATCCTCAACGACGCGCCCGCCAGCCTGCTGGCTACGCCCGGCGCGAGGGAAGTGGCCCTGGAACTGAACAGCCTCAGCAAATCCGGCAACATGGCCGGCTGGCGCGTGGGCATGCTCGTAGGCAAGGCGGCTTTCCTGAACGATGTGCTAAGGTTTAAGTCTAATATGGACTCCGGCATGTTTCAACCCGTACAAATGGCCGCAGTGGCTGCTTTGGAGCTGGGGAAAGATTGGTACGACGGACTGAACGCCATCTACGCCGGCCGCAGGAAGAAAGTCTTCGAACTGCTGGACCTCATAGGTTGTACGTACGACCGCAACCAGGTGGGCATGTTCGTGTGGGCGCAGATCCCCGCGGGATACGCAGACGGGTTTGCGGTGAGCGACGAAGTGTTGCAGCAGGCGCATGTCTTTATCACGCCCGGCGGGATTTTCGGGGAGAACGGGAAGGGCTACATCCGTGTGAGCCTTTGCCGGGACGAGCAGGTGTTTGCCGAAGCGATCGACCGGGTGCGGAAACAAATCGTTGACCATAAAAAAGCCCTCGTATGA
- a CDS encoding prephenate dehydratase yields MRIAIQGFEGCFHQIAAQNYFGKQTTIEACASFSELVRKVKNGEADVDAGIMAIENSIAGSILPNYSLLKNSGLHIVGELYLQINQNLMVLPGQTIDDIREVHSHPMALLQCMDFLAQYPHIKLVETEDTALSAKHVSQKKLKTTGAIAGQLAADIFGLEVIGRNIHTAKNNYTRFLAISRNGVKTPADANKSSVYFQTSNERGSLARVLTMIAQEGINLSKIQSFPIPAKEWHYYFHADMEFDSPEHFQQALNKIEPLTEQLTVLGIYKKGNTHT; encoded by the coding sequence ATGCGCATCGCGATCCAGGGATTTGAAGGATGTTTCCACCAGATAGCCGCCCAGAATTACTTCGGCAAACAGACCACCATCGAGGCCTGCGCCTCGTTTTCGGAGCTCGTCCGTAAAGTGAAGAACGGCGAGGCCGACGTAGACGCCGGCATCATGGCCATCGAAAACTCCATCGCCGGCAGCATCCTGCCCAATTACTCCCTGCTCAAAAATTCCGGGCTTCACATCGTTGGCGAGCTGTACCTCCAGATCAACCAGAACCTCATGGTACTGCCCGGGCAAACGATCGACGATATCCGCGAAGTACATTCGCACCCCATGGCGCTGCTGCAATGCATGGACTTCCTCGCCCAATATCCCCACATCAAACTGGTGGAAACAGAAGATACCGCCCTCAGCGCCAAACACGTGAGCCAGAAAAAACTGAAGACCACCGGGGCCATCGCCGGCCAGCTCGCAGCCGATATTTTCGGGCTGGAAGTGATCGGGCGAAATATCCACACGGCTAAAAACAACTACACCCGCTTCCTAGCCATTTCCCGGAACGGCGTGAAGACGCCCGCCGATGCAAACAAATCTTCCGTATATTTCCAGACGTCCAACGAGCGGGGAAGCCTCGCCCGCGTGCTCACCATGATCGCGCAGGAAGGCATCAACCTGAGCAAGATCCAGAGTTTTCCCATACCTGCGAAGGAATGGCATTATTACTTCCACGCAGACATGGAATTCGATTCTCCGGAGCACTTCCAGCAGGCGCTCAACAAAATCGAGCCGCTCACAGAGCAGCTGACCGTTCTGGGGATTTACAAAAAAGGCAATACGCATACCTGA